ATGATAATTGATGCATCTTTGATCTAAATCAGGAATGGGGAGATCGGTCAATGCTTGCAACTGTTGCCCTTGGTGCTGCACAGGTTTGATCCATACCATTCCGAAACATCACAAGCATTAgctcactaaaccctaaacaactTTCTTATTTATCAAACTCTGTGTCACAGTCTCCATGGGGAGTTGCGAGTGGAGCTATTGCTGGACACTTAGTGGCAACATTGCTTGCTATCATGGGCGGCGCCTTCTTAGCCAACTATATATCTGAGAAACTGGTAAAGGCAAATAAATGCTTACACAAAGTCCATTCACAGAAACTGAATTGCTTTTACAAACTGATGTAAAATTTGGTGATCTTTTGATTTAGGTGGGATATGTTGGTGGAGCTCTCTTCTTAGTCTTTGCTGCAGCTACATTCTTCGGAGTGTTCTGAGTATACTCATGGCCCTATAGGAGAAGTAGGGGCTGACCGAACAATGTTTTTTCCTGAAATTCATAATCCTTGCAGTATTCTTATGTTTAGTTCTTTGTCTGGACCATAAGCATGTAAGCAATAATACACAAAGCCCTTCCTATAAATGGTTCAGGACATGATGTTTGTTGTaccaaatcatataaaatatttctcaACTCAAATGGAATCACACATTTCACACACATTCATTTACAAGTTTCAGTACTTAAGATGGACAATGATCCTCAACAGCATCTCTGCTCCATCAACAAAGTGTTGACCTGCAGGAATCAGTGGCCTTACCTCCGCAAACCCACAAGCGTTCTTAAACCTTCCGGTTCCCCCAGTCACAGACAGATGCGACATGGCGCTTCCAATTCTATAAATTCCGTAGAAATTGAGATTATCATTGTACTCTCCACCTTCAAGCATAGCTGTGAAAGCCATCATCTGTGTGCTTCCATCTGCTGAGCTTGCAACATAAACCCCCTGAGCTTTACCAAGTGGTTGGGAACCCAAGTCAGGACCGGATGTGATTATGTCGTCGATCACCGTGATCGTCCCAAAGCCGAGACTCAGACCATCAGGACCCAACTGTGTCTGAATCCCGTTCAGATTCTGACCTGAAAACGCTGTACCGGATAAACCAGTACCTAGAGGAATACCGTTGATACCGTTGACCGTTGGCATTGCGCCATTTGCATTTGGTATGGCTACACCGTTTTCTGGCGGAACAAAAGCAATCTGCTTAGCAAACGGTACTTGACCGTTGTAGATGTTTCCAAGCAAACCGGTGATTGGTCTTGCTGTTGGACTGCTTCCGCCAAGTACATCATGCATGTACAGTTCGAAAATCGGGTCTTCAGGTGCAGGGTCGAGTGCGGTTGTTGCAGTAAAAAGAGCAACTATGAGAAACACTGATATTGAAAGTGAGAATAGTGAGTGTTTGGTCATTTTGGAGgatgtttttattttcggatatttttttgttgttttgcttTGTTTTGTATTGCAAGAATGAATTGAGTGATTTTGAGATTTTTGAACGAGtatataaatatgaaagaaaGTGATTGTGAAGTTGTTTAGTTTTGAGGATTGTGAAGTAGTTGAGATGGAGAAGTTGATTATAGCTTTTCTTTCCTGTTTGAATACTTCGAATGGATTATATTATAACAATTATATACTAATGTTAGAGAAGTGAACCAGATTTGGGTGGTGGTTTAGGTTTTGACTATAATTGTTGATTAGCTTAATGGCCAAGAAAAGCAATCAGGCTGGCGAATCTTCTGTTTCTAAGAAAGTGCCTATATGATCCGATCCAAAGGCAAAACAATACTTATGGTCCcagttcataaacaaaggaataaGGGAAACATGTAAAGCCAACAAAAATGGTGTTCTAAAAAACTTGACGAAAACCATATATGCAACCGAGAATGGGAGgagttttctctctcttctctgttCTCTATCTAAAATCTTTCACGGAGGAGATGATGAGAAAACTCAATCTTTCTTTCTGTATACACCTCTCGAtctagctctctctctcttgtgttTGTTACGCTCAAAAGAAAAGATAACACAAGATTATGGAGTTCCCCGTATAAGCCTGGGTACTTCTCTCTTCAGGATTCTCCACTTTGAATTCACTATGATCGATCAGGTTTTCTGTTACAGCTCAAGATCAAGTCTCAACAACCTGAGCTTGATCTTTTTATATATCAACTCACACCCTTCTCCTCGGTCTTCATGGTGAGCTGATAGTGGGCCTTATTCTTTTCACCAAAGCCCAATAACCTCTGATCAATCTGCTTCCCTTGGCCCAGTCGTAAGACCACTAAAGCGTTTGCTCCTTTGAGTGTAGCACTTAACCATTATTCCTCACAAACTCCACCTTGGTTCATGCTCCGCTCAAAGCTGTATATCAATCATGATATACTTAGTGAATTCTGAATCCTGGTATTCACAAATTCTTCAACCTTGAACTTGTTAATCTTCTCAGCATCTTGACTATTAAGCCCTTGCTGACTCCGGGTACTTCAGTCAACCTTACTTGACTCCTTCTGCATCATCTCATTACCAATCACCTGAGATGATCCATTTGGCATGACCAACTCACGCTTCCAAGATCTTCAAGGTCTTAGTGTGTTCTCTGATCTTCTCGCCTGGTAGAACTTTAGTTAGAACATCTACTGCATTCTTAGCCGTGTGTACCTTCAACACTCTAACCTGCCAGTCTGCCACCACTTCTCTGATGAAGTTGTATTTCACTTTCATATGTTTAGTTCTCTCGTGAAACATATTATTCTTGGACAAATAAATCGCACTCCGCGAGTCACGCAGAATCTCTGCTGCCTCTTGTTCAAACCCCAGATCTTCACAGATTCCTTTCAACCAGACTGCTTCCCTGCTTGCCTCACACAGTGAAATATATTCAGCCTCAGTAGTAGACAACGTAACAGCTCTCTGTAGACATGACCTCCAGCTTACAGTATTTCCACCAACCAT
The window above is part of the Brassica napus cultivar Da-Ae chromosome C8, Da-Ae, whole genome shotgun sequence genome. Proteins encoded here:
- the LOC106415165 gene encoding dirigent protein 18-like, which codes for MTKHSLFSLSISVFLIVALFTATTALDPAPEDPIFELYMHDVLGGSSPTARPITGLLGNIYNGQVPFAKQIAFVPPENGVAIPNANGAMPTVNGINGIPLGTGLSGTAFSGQNLNGIQTQLGPDGLSLGFGTITVIDDIITSGPDLGSQPLGKAQGVYVASSADGSTQMMAFTAMLEGGEYNDNLNFYGIYRIGSAMSHLSVTGGTGRFKNACGFAEVRPLIPAGQHFVDGAEMLLRIIVHLKY